A region of Carassius gibelio isolate Cgi1373 ecotype wild population from Czech Republic chromosome B11, carGib1.2-hapl.c, whole genome shotgun sequence DNA encodes the following proteins:
- the tomm20b gene encoding mitochondrial import receptor subunit TOM20 homolog B isoform X22, whose product MMGASSSSSRIAAGLGAALFVAYCIYFDKKRRSDPNYKNKLRERRKKQKAVQEKAGLSKLPDLKDAEAVQKFFLEEIQLGEELLAQGDYEKGVDHLTNAIAVCGQPQQLLQVLQQTLPPPVFQMLLTKLPTISQRIISAQSVSDDDIE is encoded by the exons ATGATGGgcgccagcagcagcagcagcaggatcGCAGCTGGTTTGGGCGCAGCGCTGTTCGTCGCGTACTGCATTTATTTCGACAAAAAGAGACGCAGTGACCCGAACTACAAGAACAAACTACGAGAAC GGAGAAAAAAGCAGAAGGCGGTTCAGGAGAAAGCTGGATTATCAAAG TTGCCAGACCTGAAAGACGCTGAAGCCGTCCAGAAGTTCTTTCTGGAGGAGATTCAGCTCGGAGAAGAGCTGCTGGCGCAGG GTGACTATGAGAAGGGCGTGGATCATCTGACGAATGCGATCGCTGTGTGTGGTCAGCCGCAGCAGCTCCTACAGGTCCTGCAGCAAACACTTCCTCCTCCAGTCTTCCAGATGCTCCTCACCAAACTGCCCACCATCAGCCAG CGTATCATCAGCGCTCAGAGCGTCAGCGACGATGACATCGAGTAG
- the tomm20b gene encoding mitochondrial import receptor subunit TOM20 homolog B isoform X10, whose protein sequence is MMGASSSSSRIAAGLGAALFVAYCIYFDKKRRSDPNYKNKLRERRKKQKAVQEKAGLSKLPDLKDAEAVQKFFLEEIQLGEELLAQGDYEKGVDHLTNAIAVCGQPQQLLQVLQQTLPPPVFQMLLTKLPTISQRIISAQSVSDDDIE, encoded by the exons ATGATGGgcgccagcagcagcagcagcaggatcGCAGCTGGTTTGGGCGCAGCGCTGTTCGTCGCGTACTGCATTTATTTCGACAAAAAGAGACGCAGTGACCCGAACTACAAGAACAAACTACGAGAAC GGAGAAAAAAGCAGAAGGCGGTTCAGGAGAAAGCTGGATTATCAAAG TTGCCAGACCTGAAAGACGCTGAAGCCGTCCAGAAGTTCTTTCTGGAGGAGATTCAGCTCGGAGAAGAGCTGCTGGCGCAGG GTGACTATGAGAAGGGCGTGGATCATCTGACGAATGCGATCGCTGTGTGTGGTCAGCCGCAGCAGCTCCTACAGGTCCTGCAGCAAACACTTCCTCCTCCAGTCTTCCAGATGCTCCTCACCAAACTGCCCACCATCAGCCAG
- the tomm20b gene encoding mitochondrial import receptor subunit TOM20 homolog B isoform X16 — translation MMGASSSSSRIAAGLGAALFVAYCIYFDKKRRSDPNYKNKLRERRKKQKAVQEKAGLSKLPDLKDAEAVQKFFLEEIQLGEELLAQGDYEKGVDHLTNAIAVCGQPQQLLQVLQQTLPPPVFQMLLTKLPTISQRIISAQSVSDNDIE, via the exons ATGATGGgcgccagcagcagcagcagcaggatcGCAGCTGGTTTGGGCGCAGCGCTGTTCGTCGCGTACTGCATTTATTTCGACAAAAAGAGACGCAGTGACCCGAACTACAAGAACAAACTACGAGAAC GGAGAAAAAAGCAGAAGGCGGTTCAGGAGAAAGCTGGATTATCAAAG TTGCCAGACCTGAAAGACGCTGAAGCCGTCCAGAAGTTCTTTCTGGAGGAGATTCAGCTCGGAGAAGAGCTGCTGGCGCAGG GTGACTATGAGAAGGGCGTGGATCATCTGACGAATGCGATCGCTGTGTGTGGTCAGCCGCAGCAGCTCCTACAGGTCCTGCAGCAAACACTTCCTCCTCCAGTCTTCCAGATGCTCCTCACCAAACTGCCCACCATCAGCCAG